CCATGACGGGCTGGCGGGTGGGCTGGATGATCGGGCCCGCCGACGTCATCAAGGCGGCGACGAACCTCCAGTCGCACCTCACCTCCAACGTCGCCAACGTCTCCCAGCGCGCGGCCGTCGCCGCGCTCACCGGGGACCTCTCGGCGGTCGAGCAGATGCGCACGGCGTTCGACCGGCGCCGGCGCACCATGGTGGACATGCTCCGCGCCATCGACGGCGTCGTCTGCCCGACGCCGCGGGGGGCGTTCTACGCCTACCCCAGCGTGGCCGGGGTGCTCGGCCGGACCATCCGGGGCCGCACGCCCCGCACGTCCGCCGAGCTCGCCGACCTCATCCTCGACGAGGTCGAGGTGGCCGTGGTGCCCGGCGAGGCCTTCGGCCCCAGCGGCTTCCTGCGGCTGAGCTACGCGCTCGGGGACGACGACCTCGTCGAGGGCGTCGGGCGGATCCAGGAGCTCCTCGCGTAGCACTCGGAGCACGCCGGGTGCCCGGGGGTCACCGGGCGCCGGCGAGCCAGCGCTCGGCCTCCGCCAGGCGCCCGAGCGCGTCGGCGCGCCACGGCCCGCCGGGGCGCTGCGCCCCGGCGACGAGCGAGAGCACCACCCCGGCGCACCGCGCCCGCAGGGCCGCCGGGTCGACGAGCTGCTCGCACTGCGCCGTCCAGGTGGCGAGCACCTCCCGGACGCGCGGGTAGGTCGCCGGCGCCAGGTGCGGCAGGACGCTCACGTGGGCGAGGAGGCAGGCGAGGTCGTCGACGCGGTGCCCCGGGCCCACGCCGTCGACGTCGAGCAGCGCGCTCACCGACCGGCCGGCCATGAGGAGGTTCGCCTCGTAGAGGTCGCCGTGGGTGGGGACCACGGGTCCCGGGTCGGTGGCGCCGAGGGCCCGGGCGATGCCCTCGGCGAGGGCGGTGATGCGGCCCGCCTCGTCGGGGAGCACGGTCGCCGCGGCGTGCGCGTAGTGGGCGGCACGCTCCGACCACGCCGGGCGGCGCGGGAGCGCCAGCGCCGCCGACGGCAGGCGGTCGAGCACGCCGACGACGTCGTCGAGGACGGCGCGTGCGGCCTCCTCCCCGAGCCCTCGGGCCAGGACGGTGGCGAGCGGCGTGCCGCGTCCCGCACTGAGGACCACCATGCCGTCGTCGAACGCCGCGAGGCTGCGCGGGGCCGGCACGCCCGCCGCGCAGAGCATGCGGTGACGGTCGACGAAGGCCTCGACGGCGCGCGGGCGCACCACCTTGACGAACACCAGCCCGCCGTCGACGCCGCCGCCCCGGGCGCGCAGGACCGCGCGGCGCAGGGGGCGGTAGGTGACGAGCTCCACGTCCGGCGGTGCCGCCAGGCCCAGCCGGTCCGCCAGCAGGCCCGGTGAGCAGCCGGTGGCCAGCGCCGGGAGCTCGGGGTCCGCGGGGTGGCGCCAGACGTGCACGACGACGCCGTCGCGCTCGAGGCGCACCAGGCCGGCGCAGCCGGGGCCGGCCAGCCGCGCGGTCGTCGCGCACAGGTACTCCTCCCCGTCCGCGTCAGCGACGGTGTACCCCACGCTGACGCCGGCACCGGGGCGGTGGTGCACGGCGTGGACCTCCCACTCGCCCAGGCCCGCACCCTCCTCGGCGAGCGCGGCCGCGAGGAGCTCGCCGGCACCCGGACCGGTGAGCAGCGCGACCTCGAGCCGCTCCCGGGCCGAGGTGGTCGCATCCATGGCCCCAGTCCACCACGGGGGCGGCCCCGCCCGCTTCGGTGGCAGACTCGCACCCGTGCGGGACCTCACGACGTTGCCGAAGGCGCACCTCCACCTTCACTTCACCGGCTCGATGCGGCCGGCGACGATGATCGACCTCGCGGAGCAGGCCGGGGTCCGCCTGCCGCCGGCGCTCCTCGACGGCGAGGCGCTGCGGGTGCCGGCGGACCAGCGGGGCTGGTTCCGCTTCCAGCGCCTCTACGACTCCGCCCGGGCGGTGGTGCGCTCGGAGGCCGCGATGCGCCGCGTGGTGCGCGAGGCCGCCGAGGACGACGCCGCGGAGGGCTCGCGGCGGCTGGAGATCCAGGTCGACCCCACCTCCTACGCCCCCTACGTCGGCGGCATCACGCCCGCGCTGGAGATCGTCCTCGACGAGGCCCGTGCGGCGAGCGCCGCGACCGGCGTCGACGTCGGCGTGGTGGTGGCGGCCTCGCGTACCCGGCACCCGCTGGACGCGCGCACGCTCGCCCGACTCGCCGTCAACCACGCCCACGAGGGCGTCGTCGGCTTCGGGCTGAGCAACGACGAGCGCCGTGGGCGCACCCTGGAGTGGGCGGGCGCCTTCTCCATCGCCCGCCGCGCCGGGCTCGCCGCCGTCCCCCACGCCGGCGAGCTCCTCGGCCCCGACCACGTGCGCGACGTCCTCGCCCACCTCGGCCCGCGCCGCCTGGGCCACGGCGTGCGCCTGGCCGAGGAGCCCGCCCTGCTGGCCCAGGTGGTCGAGGCGGGCATCGCCCTGGAGGTCTGCCCGGCGAGCAACGTGGCCCTGGGCGTCTACCCCGACACCGCCGCCGTCCCGCTGCGCCCGTTGGTCGAGGCCGGTGCCCTCGTGGCGCTGGGCGCGGACGACCCGCTGCTCTTCGGCTCCCGGCTGGTCGAGCAGTACCGCACCGCGCGCGACGTCCACGGCTTCGACGACGCCGAGATCGCCGACCTCGCCCGCTCCTCCATCCGCGCCAGCACGGCCCCCGCGGACCGCAAGCGGCACTGGCTCGCCGAGGTCGACGACTGGCTGGCGGCATGACCCACGTCGTGGCGCGCCTGCGCTCCCTTCCCGCCACCACGCGGCCGGGGCCGGGCCAACGGCCCTACGTCCTCGTCCACGGGATCGGGACGTCCTCGCGGTACTTCCGCCCCCTCGCCGCCGAGCTGCGCCGCACGGGGCCGGTCCACGCCGTCGAGCTACCCGGGTTCGGGCCCCTCCCCCGCCCCGACCGCACGCTCACCATGGCCGAGCTCGGCGACGTGGTGCACACGGTCCTCGTGGGCGCCGGGATCGCCGACGCGGTGCTCGTCGGGCACTCGATGGGAGCCCAGGTCGTCGTCGAGACGCTCGTCCGCCATCCCGGGGTGGCGCGGACCGCAGCCCTCATCGGCCCCACGACCAACCCGGCCGAGGCCACGGCCGTGCGGCAGGGCCTGCGCCTGGCCCAGTCCGGGCTGCACGACAGCTGGGCCGCGGGGGGCGTCGTGGCGAGCGACTACGCCCGCGCCGGCCTGCGCTGGTACACCCGCATGCTGCGCGTCATGCTCGACCACCCCCTCGAGGAGCGGCTCCCCCTGGTCGACGCCGATGTCCTCGTCCTGCGCGGCCAGCACGACACCGTGGCTCCCCCCGCCTGGGTCGACCGCGTCGTCGAGCTGCTCCCCCGCGGGCAGGGCGCCGTCGTCGCCGGCGGCGGCCACGCCGTCATGTACGACCGGCCCCGGGCGGTCGCCGCCCTCGTCCGCGAGCTGGCCGAGGACTGACCGTGCGGTGGGCGCGGCGGCTGGTGCTGTGGGGGGTGGACTACCTCGCCATCACCGCGTGGCAGGCCCGTGGGCTGCTCACCGCGCGCCACCCCGAGCGCCACACGCGGGCGGGCGGCACCGCCGCCCCCGTGGTGCTCGTCCCCGGCATCTACGAGACGTGGACCGTCTTCCGAATCCTCGCCGCCGCGCTGCACGACCGCGGCCACCCCGTCCACCCGGTGCCCACCCTCGGCTACAACCGGGGGCCCGTCGAGGAGATGGCGGCGCGCACCGCCCGCCTCGTCCTCGAGCGCGACCTGCGCGGCGTCGTCCTCGTCGCGCACAGCAAGGGCGGCCTCGTCGGCAAGCAGGTCATGCTCGACCCGGCGGTTGCCGACCGGGTGGTCGGCATGGTCGCCGTCAACACGCCCTTCGCCGGCTCCCGCTACGCCGTGTGGATCCCCGTCCGGGCCGTGCAGGCCCTCGGGCCGAAGGCCCCTGGCATCCTGGCCCTGGCCGGGCAGCGCGAGGTCAACGCCCGCATCACGTCCGTCTACCCGACCTTCGACCCCCACGTGCCCGGCGGGTCCGCGCTCCCGGGCGCGCGCAACGTGGAGATCCCCACCACCGGCCACTTCCGCACGCTCGTGCACCCGCAGGTGGTCGACGCCGTCGTCGCCGAGGTGGCGCGGCACGCGGCATCCGGCGCCGACGCCGGCGGGCCCCCCGCGGCCGAGGGGGCCGCCGGGCACGGCTAGAGCGCGGCGCCGACGAGGACCGGCTCGGGGACCAGCTCGATGCCGAACCGGGCGCGGACGCCGTCGCGGACCTCGCGGGCCAGCGCCAGGACATCCTCCGCGCGGGCGCCGCCCCGGTTCGTCACGGCGAGCGGGTGCTTCGTCGACAGCGCGGCCGGCCCGGGCAGCCCGAACCCCTTGTCGAAGCCGGCGCGGGTGATGAGCCACGCGGCGGACGTCTTCACCAGGCCCGGCACCGCCGGGGCCGCGCCCCCGATCTGGCCGATCCGGGTGTGGTCGGTGACCGGGAAGCGCGGGGCGTCCTCGGGCAGGAGCGCGTCCGCCTCGCCGGTGGCCAGGACGGGGTTGGTGAAGAACGACCCGGCCGACCACGTGTCGGGGTCGGCGTCGTCGAGGACCATCCCCTTGCCGCGCCGCAGGTCGAGCACGGCGGCCCGGACCTCGGCGGACGGCACCCGGGCGCCCGTGGCCACGCCGAGCGTGCGGGCCAGCTCGGCGTAGCGGACCGGTGCCGAGAGCGTGGCCAGGCGCAGCTGGAGGTGGACGTCGAGGACGACGTAGCGGCCGGTGGGGCCCCACGTGCGGCCGTCGCCCGCCTCGGGGTCGGCGACGGAGCGTTTCAGCACACTCGTGCGGTAGCCCAGGCCCAGCTCGCCGACGGCGAGCATCCGGACCCGGCGGCGGGCGCGGTCGTACACGGTGACCGAGGACAGCGTCTCGGCGACCTCCTGGCCGTAGGCGCCGACGTTCTGCACCGGCGTCGCCCCCGTGGACCCGGGGATGCCGGAGAGCGCCTCGACACCCATCCAGCCCTGCTCGACCGCCTCGGCGACGACGTCGTCCCACGGCTGGCCCGCGGGCACGTCGACGGCGGCGCCCGCGCACGAGGAGTCGGCCTGGGCGCGGATGCCCCGGCGCGCGTCGCGCACGACGAGCCCGTCGAAGCCGGCGTCGGCGACGAGGAGGTTGGACCCCCCGCCGAGGACGAGGACGGGCGTGCCGGCGTCGTCGGCGTCGCGGACCGCCGTGACGAGGTCGTCGGCGGTGGTGGTCTCCACCAGGCGCGCGGCGGGTCCGCCCACGCGCAGGGTGGTGAGGTCGGCGAGGGTCGTCACGGGCACCACGCTACGGCCGGGCCGCGGCGGCGGCGCGGGCCGCCCCGGGCAGGGCGGCCAGGATCCGCTCGATCGCCGCGTCGTCGTGCGCGGCGGAGAGGAACCACGCCTCGTACAGGCTCGGCGGCAGGGCGACGCCCGCGT
The sequence above is a segment of the Georgenia faecalis genome. Coding sequences within it:
- a CDS encoding phosphotransferase family protein: MDATTSARERLEVALLTGPGAGELLAAALAEEGAGLGEWEVHAVHHRPGAGVSVGYTVADADGEEYLCATTARLAGPGCAGLVRLERDGVVVHVWRHPADPELPALATGCSPGLLADRLGLAAPPDVELVTYRPLRRAVLRARGGGVDGGLVFVKVVRPRAVEAFVDRHRMLCAAGVPAPRSLAAFDDGMVVLSAGRGTPLATVLARGLGEEAARAVLDDVVGVLDRLPSAALALPRRPAWSERAAHYAHAAATVLPDEAGRITALAEGIARALGATDPGPVVPTHGDLYEANLLMAGRSVSALLDVDGVGPGHRVDDLACLLAHVSVLPHLAPATYPRVREVLATWTAQCEQLVDPAALRARCAGVVLSLVAGAQRPGGPWRADALGRLAEAERWLAGAR
- a CDS encoding adenosine deaminase, whose translation is MRDLTTLPKAHLHLHFTGSMRPATMIDLAEQAGVRLPPALLDGEALRVPADQRGWFRFQRLYDSARAVVRSEAAMRRVVREAAEDDAAEGSRRLEIQVDPTSYAPYVGGITPALEIVLDEARAASAATGVDVGVVVAASRTRHPLDARTLARLAVNHAHEGVVGFGLSNDERRGRTLEWAGAFSIARRAGLAAVPHAGELLGPDHVRDVLAHLGPRRLGHGVRLAEEPALLAQVVEAGIALEVCPASNVALGVYPDTAAVPLRPLVEAGALVALGADDPLLFGSRLVEQYRTARDVHGFDDAEIADLARSSIRASTAPADRKRHWLAEVDDWLAA
- a CDS encoding alpha/beta fold hydrolase is translated as MTHVVARLRSLPATTRPGPGQRPYVLVHGIGTSSRYFRPLAAELRRTGPVHAVELPGFGPLPRPDRTLTMAELGDVVHTVLVGAGIADAVLVGHSMGAQVVVETLVRHPGVARTAALIGPTTNPAEATAVRQGLRLAQSGLHDSWAAGGVVASDYARAGLRWYTRMLRVMLDHPLEERLPLVDADVLVLRGQHDTVAPPAWVDRVVELLPRGQGAVVAGGGHAVMYDRPRAVAALVRELAED
- a CDS encoding esterase/lipase family protein; translation: MRWARRLVLWGVDYLAITAWQARGLLTARHPERHTRAGGTAAPVVLVPGIYETWTVFRILAAALHDRGHPVHPVPTLGYNRGPVEEMAARTARLVLERDLRGVVLVAHSKGGLVGKQVMLDPAVADRVVGMVAVNTPFAGSRYAVWIPVRAVQALGPKAPGILALAGQREVNARITSVYPTFDPHVPGGSALPGARNVEIPTTGHFRTLVHPQVVDAVVAEVARHAASGADAGGPPAAEGAAGHG
- a CDS encoding UDP-N-acetylmuramate dehydrogenase, whose product is MTTLADLTTLRVGGPAARLVETTTADDLVTAVRDADDAGTPVLVLGGGSNLLVADAGFDGLVVRDARRGIRAQADSSCAGAAVDVPAGQPWDDVVAEAVEQGWMGVEALSGIPGSTGATPVQNVGAYGQEVAETLSSVTVYDRARRRVRMLAVGELGLGYRTSVLKRSVADPEAGDGRTWGPTGRYVVLDVHLQLRLATLSAPVRYAELARTLGVATGARVPSAEVRAAVLDLRRGKGMVLDDADPDTWSAGSFFTNPVLATGEADALLPEDAPRFPVTDHTRIGQIGGAAPAVPGLVKTSAAWLITRAGFDKGFGLPGPAALSTKHPLAVTNRGGARAEDVLALAREVRDGVRARFGIELVPEPVLVGAAL